The following are from one region of the Paenibacillus protaetiae genome:
- the tatC gene encoding twin-arginine translocase subunit TatC has product MRGVEETMTLLAHISELRTRIWRILIVVLLSLGVGLYLAPKVLAYLKSVPPGSEMTWNVFSPWDGIRMYMSIALVIALTVSLPYILYQLWGFVKKGLHPVERSAALRYVPYSAVCFLAGLAFGYFVVFPMSFAFTSRMTKSLELVETYGVAQYFGFMFNIVIPLAIAFELPVIVMFLTKIGVLTPKLLFKMRRYAYLILVIVASLISPPELISHLMVFVPLVVLYEISVLLSRIVYGRRTAALAEAAGA; this is encoded by the coding sequence ATGAGAGGCGTAGAGGAGACCATGACGCTTCTGGCGCATATAAGCGAGCTGCGGACCCGTATTTGGAGAATACTGATCGTGGTGCTGCTTTCGCTTGGAGTCGGATTATATTTGGCGCCGAAAGTGCTTGCTTATTTAAAAAGCGTGCCGCCCGGCTCGGAAATGACGTGGAACGTCTTTTCGCCTTGGGACGGCATTCGGATGTATATGAGCATTGCGCTTGTTATCGCCTTGACAGTGTCGCTGCCGTATATTTTGTATCAGCTATGGGGATTTGTGAAAAAAGGGCTTCATCCCGTTGAGCGTTCGGCGGCGCTCCGGTATGTGCCGTACAGTGCGGTTTGCTTCCTGGCCGGGCTGGCATTTGGTTATTTTGTCGTGTTCCCGATGAGCTTCGCATTTACGTCGCGGATGACCAAAAGCTTGGAGCTGGTGGAGACATACGGCGTTGCGCAATATTTCGGATTCATGTTCAACATCGTTATTCCGCTTGCAATCGCCTTTGAGCTGCCGGTCATCGTCATGTTTTTGACCAAAATCGGCGTCTTGACGCCAAAGCTGCTGTTCAAGATGCGGCGGTACGCCTATTTGATCCTCGTGATCGTAGCAAGCCTGATTTCGCCGCCGGAGCTTATTTCTCACTTGATGGTGTTTGTTCCGCTTGTCGTGTTGTATGAGATTAGTGTTTTATTATCCCGGATTGTTTATGGCAGAAGAACCGCAGCGCTTGCAGAAGCGGCGGGGGCTTAA
- a CDS encoding response regulator transcription factor, which translates to MKIKVLIADDNSFIREGMRIILNTFDEFEVLGAVENGKEAVDYCQANEVDVAILDVRMPVMNGVEATRLIVEQTATKPLILTTFDDDEFIVEAVRFGAKGYLLKNNDPERIRDAIRSVYYGNNVLQDVIAEKLRSSLGSQPAVSSDAEPQCAIDLSPFTEREAEIMSLIAKGRSNKEISKELFISEGTTANYITSILNKTALEHRTQIAIYYLTGKIS; encoded by the coding sequence GTGAAGATCAAAGTCCTTATCGCTGACGATAATTCGTTTATCCGCGAGGGCATGCGGATAATTTTAAATACGTTTGACGAGTTCGAAGTGCTGGGCGCTGTGGAAAACGGCAAGGAAGCGGTGGACTATTGCCAAGCAAACGAAGTGGATGTGGCGATTCTTGATGTCAGGATGCCTGTTATGAACGGAGTGGAAGCAACCCGGCTTATTGTGGAGCAGACGGCAACCAAACCGCTTATTTTAACGACGTTTGATGATGATGAGTTTATTGTGGAAGCGGTCCGGTTCGGCGCCAAAGGATATTTGCTGAAAAACAACGATCCGGAACGAATCCGGGATGCCATTCGCAGCGTCTATTACGGCAATAATGTGCTCCAGGATGTCATTGCAGAAAAGCTGAGAAGCTCGCTTGGCTCCCAGCCGGCTGTATCTTCAGACGCCGAGCCGCAGTGCGCCATCGACTTGTCGCCTTTTACGGAGCGGGAAGCTGAAATTATGTCGCTTATTGCGAAAGGCCGCTCCAATAAAGAAATATCAAAGGAACTGTTTATTTCCGAAGGGACAACGGCCAATTATATTACTTCTATATTAAATAAAACAGCGCTGGAGCATCGCACGCAAATCGCCATCTATTATTTGACGGGCAAAATAAGCTAA
- a CDS encoding sensor histidine kinase, with protein sequence MELWTVGNKLIVWFYVVAIAYFAGDKAPQSHVLYFLLYVGLNLIVHIAKAEQAKKALAAAVLLLLILAGKFETPYFWLLIPLSLLELAGFYVRRQWQALILVLAPLFFLPDELYVSYGFIALLVFFNNAVVRLYVKGLHVREGKLDDLRIRMQQLSRRLNDNAEFAEASEYLVKLEERNRLAQAIHDGLGHAMTGALIQMEAAKIMLSRDQAAAEGLLNNAIAISKDGIEQIRQTLKETKPQLEQLGFGRLRTAVERFGAKTGLQTTVIQQGDIAVITPLQWKVIYENVMEALTNSAKYAGATAVHIEVSVLNQYIKAVVSDDGEGAAKIVKGLGLIGMEERAAAVNGTVVADGNHGFTVTTLIPRAVNI encoded by the coding sequence ATGGAATTATGGACTGTCGGCAATAAATTGATAGTATGGTTTTATGTTGTGGCGATCGCTTATTTTGCAGGCGACAAAGCTCCGCAATCGCATGTCCTTTATTTTTTGCTTTATGTGGGGCTGAATTTAATTGTACATATCGCCAAGGCGGAGCAAGCGAAAAAGGCGCTGGCCGCCGCAGTGCTTTTGTTATTGATATTGGCGGGGAAGTTTGAAACCCCGTATTTTTGGCTGCTGATCCCGCTCAGCCTGCTGGAGCTGGCCGGCTTCTATGTACGCAGGCAGTGGCAGGCGCTGATTCTCGTGCTGGCGCCTCTGTTTTTTTTGCCTGACGAGCTGTATGTGTCGTATGGGTTTATCGCGCTGCTTGTTTTCTTTAATAACGCCGTTGTCCGTTTATATGTGAAAGGGCTGCATGTACGGGAGGGCAAGCTGGATGATCTGCGCATCCGGATGCAGCAGCTGTCCCGGCGGCTGAACGATAATGCTGAGTTTGCGGAAGCAAGCGAATATTTGGTGAAGCTGGAAGAGCGCAACCGGCTTGCCCAGGCGATTCACGACGGGCTTGGACATGCCATGACGGGAGCCTTGATCCAAATGGAAGCGGCCAAAATCATGTTGAGCCGGGATCAAGCAGCTGCGGAAGGGCTGCTGAACAACGCGATTGCGATTTCCAAGGACGGCATTGAGCAAATCCGCCAAACGTTAAAGGAAACGAAACCCCAGCTGGAGCAGCTTGGCTTTGGGCGGCTGCGGACGGCGGTGGAGCGGTTTGGGGCAAAGACGGGTTTGCAGACGACCGTTATACAGCAAGGTGATATCGCGGTCATTACGCCGCTGCAATGGAAGGTCATCTATGAGAATGTGATGGAGGCGTTAACCAATTCGGCCAAGTATGCCGGCGCAACCGCCGTTCATATCGAGGTCAGCGTCCTGAACCAGTATATTAAAGCGGTTGTGTCCGATGACGGAGAAGGAGCGGCCAAAATCGTGAAAGGGCTTGGGC